A region of Acidobacteriota bacterium DNA encodes the following proteins:
- a CDS encoding acylase → MRFKSRWLRPFSFLAIIFVTFLTISAQQRTPPDPELVNKRETTERQLESIAIIERKLMVPMRDGKRMAADVYRPKDNSKKYATIFVRTPYNFNFWDVKNGIPADMTAPLEAVRRGYAFVEMNERGHFFSEGNYDILGPPRSDGDDAFTWMSSQTWSNGKVGTIGCSSTAEWQLGVAAMANPAYAAMIPMGFGAGVGRVKPYYEQGNWFRGGAVQMLFIAWLYGEQNQVRPMFSLNASQEDLIRVSKSFDLAQQLPTVDWSKGLRHLPEMDIIKAADGPHGIFADDMPVPTGGAMIKRTPNDPAWYKGGLWHDDMPVNVPGLWFMSWYDVSVGPNLAAYNHVRKTARPEIGNQQYAVIAPTLHCGYRRATEDTVVGERSMGDARLDYDALTYGWFDHFLKGEDNHILEKLPKVRYFTMGINRWQTSDTWPPHGAESLTFYLSSAGHANTLDGDGVLLSVPSTQDKPDSFIYDPMSPVPSYGGNVCCTGNAVSGGAFDQRGMEARNDILVYTTEQFKQGTEVSGPLDVTLYVSSDAKDTDFTVKVIDVYADGAAYNLDESIQRARYREGYEKPPVWMERGKVYKLAFQPLTTSNYFLAGHRLRIEVSSSNFPRFDRNLNTGGNNYDETKGVVAHNVLHHSREYPSQITISVVRGRTGTSGR, encoded by the coding sequence ATGCGTTTCAAATCGCGGTGGCTGCGCCCTTTCAGCTTTCTAGCAATTATCTTCGTAACTTTTCTCACGATTTCAGCGCAGCAGAGAACCCCTCCAGATCCAGAGTTAGTGAACAAGAGAGAGACCACGGAACGACAGCTCGAGTCCATTGCCATTATCGAGCGCAAGCTGATGGTGCCGATGCGCGATGGAAAGCGCATGGCCGCCGACGTGTATCGTCCAAAAGATAACTCAAAGAAGTACGCAACGATCTTTGTCCGCACGCCATACAACTTCAACTTTTGGGATGTAAAGAACGGAATTCCTGCAGATATGACGGCTCCGCTGGAGGCGGTGAGGCGCGGATATGCCTTTGTGGAGATGAACGAGCGCGGTCATTTCTTCTCCGAAGGAAATTACGACATTCTCGGACCACCGCGAAGCGATGGCGATGACGCATTTACCTGGATGAGCTCGCAAACCTGGTCCAACGGGAAGGTTGGAACCATCGGATGTTCGTCGACGGCGGAGTGGCAGTTAGGAGTGGCCGCCATGGCGAATCCTGCTTATGCAGCGATGATCCCCATGGGATTCGGAGCAGGTGTTGGCCGCGTGAAGCCGTACTACGAACAGGGCAATTGGTTCCGCGGCGGAGCTGTGCAGATGCTGTTCATCGCCTGGCTTTACGGAGAGCAGAACCAGGTGCGTCCGATGTTTTCCCTCAATGCTTCACAGGAAGACTTGATCCGCGTCTCGAAGAGTTTCGATTTGGCCCAGCAACTGCCGACAGTGGATTGGTCGAAGGGATTGCGTCATCTTCCCGAAATGGACATCATCAAAGCAGCCGACGGCCCACATGGCATCTTTGCCGATGACATGCCGGTACCGACGGGTGGGGCAATGATCAAGCGAACGCCGAACGATCCTGCATGGTACAAGGGTGGGCTCTGGCACGATGATATGCCCGTCAACGTTCCCGGCCTGTGGTTCATGTCCTGGTACGACGTGTCAGTCGGGCCAAACTTGGCTGCATATAACCATGTGCGCAAGACCGCCAGGCCCGAGATCGGCAATCAACAATATGCTGTGATAGCTCCTACGCTGCACTGCGGATACAGGCGAGCGACGGAAGACACAGTAGTCGGGGAGCGCAGCATGGGTGACGCTCGCCTCGATTATGACGCGCTGACCTACGGATGGTTCGATCACTTCCTGAAAGGGGAAGACAATCACATCCTCGAGAAGCTGCCAAAGGTCCGCTATTTCACTATGGGAATCAACAGGTGGCAGACCTCCGACACGTGGCCTCCGCACGGGGCTGAGTCTTTAACGTTCTATTTGTCGAGCGCAGGTCACGCCAACACTCTCGATGGCGATGGCGTTCTACTAAGCGTACCCTCCACTCAAGACAAGCCTGACAGCTTTATCTACGATCCGATGAGTCCCGTGCCTTCTTATGGAGGAAATGTTTGCTGTACGGGAAATGCTGTGAGTGGAGGCGCCTTCGATCAACGGGGAATGGAAGCTCGTAACGACATCCTGGTGTACACCACCGAACAGTTCAAGCAAGGAACCGAAGTGAGCGGACCGCTCGATGTGACACTCTATGTCTCGTCGGACGCGAAGGATACCGATTTCACCGTGAAGGTCATTGATGTTTATGCGGATGGAGCTGCATATAACCTCGACGAGAGCATCCAGCGAGCGCGTTATCGCGAGGGATATGAGAAGCCTCCCGTGTGGATGGAACGAGGCAAGGTGTATAAGCTCGCGTTCCAACCTCTCACGACCAGCAATTACTTTCTTGCCGGCCATCGCCTGCGAATTGAGGTTTCAAGCAGTAACTTCCCGCGCTTCGATCGCAACCTGAATACCGGAGGGAACAATTACGACGAAACTAAAGGCGTGGTCGCGCACAATGTTTTGCATCATTCCCGAGAATATCCATCGCAGATCACAATCTCAGTGGTGCGAGGAAGGACGGGGACTTCGGGTAGATAA